The Sesamum indicum cultivar Zhongzhi No. 13 linkage group LG1, S_indicum_v1.0, whole genome shotgun sequence genome includes a window with the following:
- the LOC105168694 gene encoding G-type lectin S-receptor-like serine/threonine-protein kinase LECRK4 yields the protein MAFRAKCFRLFLLSLVFPLLSAILAVGQSNCSINLGAVITAGGNSRPWISPAGDFAFGFQRLQRSPSTNQDHFLLAVWYDKIPDQTVVWSLNDHPVEEGSRVQLTNEGQLILYNSQGQQVWMADTGNERTACAAMLDSGNFVLFSAASINIWESFRLPTDTILPGQRLSKDGRLISRRSDTDYTDGRFQLEMQLDGNLVLYPVFLPTRTVAGGAYWASMTNHPDADSELVFDEAGLIYIEDSKKNIFNLTERNLGSRQDFYYMARIDYDGALRHYNHPRGNSTADTGRNTPAWSVVQTTPEDMCSRVSRVLGSGACGYNSYCVNSNGRPNCLCPQGYSFVDPLDMSQGCKPNFHLPSCQQNGWESSADSVEFKELNNTDWPFTDYELQTGPEVDKERCKEFCLRDCYCAAAIYNENNCWKKRFPLSNGMQSRSVNRTALIKVPRNINQTTLCPKRKDQSTLVLVVSILLGSSVFFNFLLLIAISVAIFLVYHKKMLNLQPASTLYGIRRYTYKELEEATEGFKQQLGRGSFGTVYKGVIRSNPIRYVAIKKLDMAEKEGENEFTTEVNAIGQTHHKNLVNLLGYCDEGANRLLVYEYMSNGSLASLLFSTSRPQWNQRLQIAFGIARGLTYLHEECSTQIIHCDVKPQNILLDEYLAPKISDFGLAKLLLSEQSRAARTHIRGTVGYFAPEWFRKASITAKVDVYSFGVMLLEIVCCMSSVKFALEDQEEALIDWVYDCYSQEKLDMLVEDDEEAMNDMNGVARLVMVAIWCIQEDPSLRPSMRRVTQLLEGVAQVSDPPRPPAHNSS from the coding sequence ATGGCCTTTCGAGCTAAATGTTTCCGTTTATTTTTACTCAGCTTAGTGTTTCCTCTTTTGTCAGCCATTCTTGCAGTAGGCCAGTCGAATTGTAGCATAAACTTAGGGGCAGTTATAACTGCCGGAGGGAATAGTCGGCCATGGATTTCACCAGCCGGTGATTTTGCCTTTGGATTTCAGCGCCTCCAACGCTCTCCGTCCACCAATCAAGATCACTTCTTGTTAGCCGTATGGTATGATAAAATACCCGATCAAACTGTAGTTTGGTCCTTGAATGACCATCCAGTTGAAGAAGGATCGAGAGTCCAGCTGACAAATGAAGGGCAGCTTATCCTCTACAATTCTCAGGGGCAGCAGGTGTGGATGGCTGACACAGGGAATGAAAGGACAGCATGTGCAGCCATGCTGGATTCAGGCAACTTTGTGCTGTTTAGTGCTGCATCTATTAACATATGGGAAAGCTTCAGATTGCCTACTGACACAATCTTGCCTGGTCAGAGGCTAAGCAAGGATGGGCGACTGATTTCACGTCGATCTGATACTGATTATACAGACGGGAGGTTCCAGCTAGAGATGCAACTTGATGGAAATCTTGTGCTTTACCCTGTGTTCTTACCGACTCGAACTGTAGCGGGAGGAGCTTATTGGGCTAGTATGACAAACCATCCTGATGCTGACTCCGAGCTTGTTTTTGATGAGGCTGGATTGATTTACATAGAAGACagcaaaaaaaacatattcaaCCTCACGGAACGGAACCTGGGATCCAGGCAGGATTTCTATTATATGGCTAGGATTGATTATGATGGAGCCTTGAGGCACTATAATCATCCGAGAGGAAACTCTACTGCAGATACTGGAAGGAATACGCCGGCTTGGTCCGTCGTTCAGACGACTCCAGAAGATATGTGCAGTAGAGTCTCGAGAGTCTTAGGAAGCGGGGCGTGTGGATATAACAGTTATTGTGTGAATTCAAATGGAAGGCCTAATTGCTTGTGTCCACAAGGGTACTCTTTTGTGGATCCGCTCGATATGAGTCAAGGCTGCAAGCCAAACTTTCACTTACCTAGCTGCCAGCAGAACGGATGGGAATCGAGCGCCGACTCTGTGGAGTTTAAGGAACTGAACAACACTGATTGGCCCTTCACTGACTATGAGCTTCAGACAGGACCTGAAGTGGATAAGGAGAGGTGTAAAGAATTCTGCCTCCGTGACTGTTATTGTGCAGCTGCTATCTATAATGAGAACAATTGTTGGAAGAAGAGGTTCCCTCTTTCCAATGGAATGCAATCCAGATCTGTGAATAGGACCGCTTTGATTAAGGTTCCAAGGAACATTAATCAAACGACCTTGTGTCCTAAACGCAAAGATCAGTCCACTTTAGTTCTTGTCGTATCAATACTTCTTGGCAGCTCTGTGTTCTTTAACTTTCTTCTGTTAATAGCTATATCGGTTGCCATTTTCCTCGTATACCACAAGAAGATGCTGAATTTACAGCCGGCTTCAACTTTATATGGGATAAGAAGGTATACATACAAAGAACTCGAGGAGGCAACGGAGGGCTTCAAGCAGCAACTAGGCCGAGGCTCTTTTGGCACCGTCTACAAAGGTGTTATCCGTTCTAATCCTATCAGGTACGTCGCGATCAAGAAATTGGATATGGCAGAAAAAGAAGGCGAAAACGAGTTCACAACTGAAGTTAACGCGATTGGACAGACTCACCACAAGAACTTAGTCAACCTTCTTGGTTATTGTGATGAGGGAGCTAACCGGCTTCTAGTGTACGAGTACATGAGCAACGGTTCTCTGGCCAGTCTTCTCTTCAGCACATCAAGGCCTCAATGGAACCAACGGCTGCAAATAGCATTCGGTATCGCCAGAGGCCTAACTTACTTGCACGAAGAATGCAGCACTCAGATCATACATTGTGATGTCAAGCCTCAAAACATACTCTTGGACGAGTACCTCGCCCCCAAGATCTCCGACTTTGGATTGGCTAAACTTCTGCTATCCGAGCAGAGCCGTGCTGCACGGACGCACATTAGGGGGACGGTCGGGTACTTTGCACCCGAATGGTTTAGGAAAGCATCCATCACCGCGAAGGTGGATGTCTATAGCTTCGGTGTGATGCTTCTTGAAATAGTTTGTTGCATGTCGAGTGTGAAATTTGCACTGGAGGATCAAGAAGAGGCCTTGATCGATTGGGTTTATGACTGCTACAGCCAAGAGAAGCTAGACATGTTGGTGGAAGATGATGAGGAAGCTATGAACGACATGAATGGCGTGGCAAGACTAGTGATGGTGGCAATTTGGTGCATTCAAGAAGATCCGTCTCTAAGGCCCTCCATGAGAAGAGTTACACAGCTGCTTGAGGGGGTCGCCCAAGTTTCCGACCCTCCACGCCCTCCGGCTCATAATTCGTCCTAA
- the LOC105168705 gene encoding G-type lectin S-receptor-like serine/threonine-protein kinase LECRK3 isoform X2 translates to MNVGSVLTAGVNSPPRISPSGEFAFGFRPLRSSQSTNQDLFLLAIWYNKVPEGTIVWSLNDHQVPEGSRIQLTNEGQLILYNSQGQQVWKAETGNERTACAAMLDSGNFVLINGASIYIWESFRLPTDTILPGQRLRKGGRLTSRQSDTTSTEGRFQLRMQLDGNLVLYSILLPTEVITDAYWDTGTNHRDADSELVFDEAGFIYIEDRNKNILNITKRNLGSRQDFYYMARIDEDGVFRHYNHPRRNYAADARSYMPAWSIIQTTPEDMCGAVSGNLGSGACGYNSYCVNLDGRPNCLCPEGYSPLDSLDLRRGCKPNFQLPSCQQNGWESDIASVEFKELNNTDWPFTDYELQTGPEVDKERCKEFCLRDCFCAAAIYNGNNCWKKRFPLSNGRQSTAVNRTALIKVPRNNQTTLCPKSKDRSTVVLVVSVLLGSSVFFNFLLLAAISVGIFFIYHKKMLNLQSASTLYGIRRYTYKELEEATGGFNQQLGRGSFGTVYKGVIPSIPKRYIAVKRLDKAEKEGEKEFTTEVSAIGRTHHKNLVALLGYCDEGNNRLLVYEYMSNGSLSSLLFGISRPHWHQRMQIAFGIARGLTYLHEECSTQIIHCDVKPQNILLDEYLAPKISDFGLAKLLLSEQSRAARTHIRGTVGYFAPEWFRKASITSKVDVYSFGVLLLEMICCMSSVEFAMGDQEEALIDWVYDCYSKKKVNMLVENDEEARNDMKSVERLVMVAIWCIQEDPSLRPSMRKVTQMLEGVADVSVPPRPSVFSSS, encoded by the coding sequence ATGAATGTAGGCTCAGTTTTAACTGCAGGAGTGAATAGCCCTCCTAGGATTTCGCCTTCTGGTGAATTTGCCTTTGGATTTCGTCCCCTCCGAAGTTCTCAGTCTACCAATCAAGATCTCTTCTTGTTAGCCATATGGTACAATAAAGTACCCGAAGGAACCATCGTTTGGTCCTTGAATGACCATCAAGTTCCAGAAGGATCAAGAATCCAGCTGACAAATGAAGGGCAGCTTATTCTTTACAATTCTCAGGGCCAGCAGGTGTGGAAGGCTGAGACAGGCAATGAAAGAACAGCATGTGCAGCCATGCTGGATTCAGGCAACTTTGTCCTGATTAATGGAGCATCTATTTACATATGGGAAAGCTTCAGATTGCCTACTGACACAATCTTGCCTGGTCAGAGGCTGAGGAAGGGTGGGAGGCTGACTTCTCGTCAATCTGATACGACTTCTACAGAGGGGAGGTTCCAGCTCCGGATGCAACTGGATGGAAATCTTGTGCTTTACTCTATTTTGTTGCCGACTGAAGTTATAACTGATGCTTATTGGGATACAGGGACGAATCATCGTGATGCTGACTCCGAGCTTGTTTTTGATGAGGCCGGTTTCATTTACATAGAGgatagaaacaaaaacatacTGAACATCACAAAACGGAACTTGGGATCCAGACAGGATTTCTATTATATGGCCAGGATTGATGAAGATGGAGTCTTCAGGCACTATAATCATCCGAGACGAAACTATGCTGCTGATGCCAGAAGTTACATGCCGGCTTGGTCCATTATCCAGACGACTCCAGAAGATATGTGTGGTGCAGTCTCGGGGAATTTAGGAAGTGGGGCTTGTGGATATAACAGTTACTGTGTGAATTTAGATGGAAGGCCTAATTGCTTGTGTCCAGAAGGATACTCACCTTTGGATTCTCTTGATCTGCGTCGAGGCTGCAAGCCGAACTTTCAGTTACCTAGCTGCCAGCAAAATGGATGGGAATCGGACATTGCCTCTGTGGAGTTTAAGGAGTTGAACAACACTGATTGGCCCTTCACTGACTATGAGCTTCAGACAGGACCAGAAGTGGATAAGGAGAGGTGCAAGGAATTCTGCCTCCGCGACTGTTTTTGTGCTGCTGCTATCTATAATGGGAACAATTGTTGGAAGAAGAGGTTTCCTCTTTCTAATGGAAGACAATCCACAGCTGTGAACAGGACCGCTTTGATTAAGGTTCCACGGAACAATCAAACGACTTTGTGTCCTAAAAGCAAAGATCGGTCCACTGTAGTTCTAGTTGTATCAGTACTTCTTGGCAGCTCTGTGTTCTTCAACTTTCTTCTGTTAGCAGCCATATCCGTTGGCATTTTCTTCATATACCACAAGAAGATGCTGAATTTACAGTCAGCTTCAACGTTATATGGGATAAGAAGGTACACATACAAAGAACTCGAGGAAGCAACTGGGGGCTTCAACCAGCAATTAGGCCGAGGATCTTTTGGCACCGTTTATAAGGGCGTTATTCCATCTATTCCTAAGAGATACATTGCGGTCAAGAGATTGGACAAGGCTGAAAAGGAGGGTGAGAAGGAGTTCACGACTGAAGTTAGTGCAATTGGACGGACTCACCACAAGAACTTAGTCGCCCTTCTTGGTTATTGTGATGAGGGAAATAACCGGCTTCTAGTGTATGAGTACATGAGCAACGGCTCTCTGTCTAGCCTTCTCTTCGGCATATCAAGGCCTCATTGGCACCAAAGAATGCAAATCGCTTTTGGTATTGCTAGAGGCCTGACTTACTTGCACGAAGAATGCAGCACTCAGATCATACATTGTGACGTCAAGCCTCAAAACATACTCTTGGACGAGTACCTCGCCCCCAAGATCTCCGACTTTGGATTGGCTAAACTTCTGCTATCCGAGCAGAGCCGTGCTGCACGGACGCACATTAGGGGGACGGTTGGGTACTTTGCACCTGAGTGGTTTAGGAAAGCATCCATCACATCAAAAGTCGATGTCTACAGCTTCGGCGTGCTGCTTCTTGAGATGATCTGTTGCATGTCAAGTGTGGAATTTGCTATGGGAGATCAAGAGGAGGCCTTGATTGATTGGGTATATGACTGCTACAGCAAAAAGAAGGTAAACATGTTGGTGGAAAATGATGAGGAAGCCAGGAATGATATGAAGAGTGTGGAAAGGCTAGTGATGGTGGCAATTTGGTGCATTCAAGAAGATCCTTCTCTAAGGCCCTCCATGAGAAAAGTCACACAGATGCTTGAGGGGGTTGCCGACGTTTCCGTCCCTCCCCGTCCTTCTGTTTTTAGTTCATCTTGA
- the LOC105168705 gene encoding G-type lectin S-receptor-like serine/threonine-protein kinase LECRK3 isoform X1 translates to MAFRADGFRLFLLTLVFCLSSSTLAVGQSDCSMNVGSVLTAGVNSPPRISPSGEFAFGFRPLRSSQSTNQDLFLLAIWYNKVPEGTIVWSLNDHQVPEGSRIQLTNEGQLILYNSQGQQVWKAETGNERTACAAMLDSGNFVLINGASIYIWESFRLPTDTILPGQRLRKGGRLTSRQSDTTSTEGRFQLRMQLDGNLVLYSILLPTEVITDAYWDTGTNHRDADSELVFDEAGFIYIEDRNKNILNITKRNLGSRQDFYYMARIDEDGVFRHYNHPRRNYAADARSYMPAWSIIQTTPEDMCGAVSGNLGSGACGYNSYCVNLDGRPNCLCPEGYSPLDSLDLRRGCKPNFQLPSCQQNGWESDIASVEFKELNNTDWPFTDYELQTGPEVDKERCKEFCLRDCFCAAAIYNGNNCWKKRFPLSNGRQSTAVNRTALIKVPRNNQTTLCPKSKDRSTVVLVVSVLLGSSVFFNFLLLAAISVGIFFIYHKKMLNLQSASTLYGIRRYTYKELEEATGGFNQQLGRGSFGTVYKGVIPSIPKRYIAVKRLDKAEKEGEKEFTTEVSAIGRTHHKNLVALLGYCDEGNNRLLVYEYMSNGSLSSLLFGISRPHWHQRMQIAFGIARGLTYLHEECSTQIIHCDVKPQNILLDEYLAPKISDFGLAKLLLSEQSRAARTHIRGTVGYFAPEWFRKASITSKVDVYSFGVLLLEMICCMSSVEFAMGDQEEALIDWVYDCYSKKKVNMLVENDEEARNDMKSVERLVMVAIWCIQEDPSLRPSMRKVTQMLEGVADVSVPPRPSVFSSS, encoded by the coding sequence ATGGCCTTTCGAGCTGATGGGTTCCGTTTATTTTTACTTACCTTAGTGTTTTGTCTTTCATCATCCACTCTTGCAGTCGGTCAATCTGATTGTAGCATGAATGTAGGCTCAGTTTTAACTGCAGGAGTGAATAGCCCTCCTAGGATTTCGCCTTCTGGTGAATTTGCCTTTGGATTTCGTCCCCTCCGAAGTTCTCAGTCTACCAATCAAGATCTCTTCTTGTTAGCCATATGGTACAATAAAGTACCCGAAGGAACCATCGTTTGGTCCTTGAATGACCATCAAGTTCCAGAAGGATCAAGAATCCAGCTGACAAATGAAGGGCAGCTTATTCTTTACAATTCTCAGGGCCAGCAGGTGTGGAAGGCTGAGACAGGCAATGAAAGAACAGCATGTGCAGCCATGCTGGATTCAGGCAACTTTGTCCTGATTAATGGAGCATCTATTTACATATGGGAAAGCTTCAGATTGCCTACTGACACAATCTTGCCTGGTCAGAGGCTGAGGAAGGGTGGGAGGCTGACTTCTCGTCAATCTGATACGACTTCTACAGAGGGGAGGTTCCAGCTCCGGATGCAACTGGATGGAAATCTTGTGCTTTACTCTATTTTGTTGCCGACTGAAGTTATAACTGATGCTTATTGGGATACAGGGACGAATCATCGTGATGCTGACTCCGAGCTTGTTTTTGATGAGGCCGGTTTCATTTACATAGAGgatagaaacaaaaacatacTGAACATCACAAAACGGAACTTGGGATCCAGACAGGATTTCTATTATATGGCCAGGATTGATGAAGATGGAGTCTTCAGGCACTATAATCATCCGAGACGAAACTATGCTGCTGATGCCAGAAGTTACATGCCGGCTTGGTCCATTATCCAGACGACTCCAGAAGATATGTGTGGTGCAGTCTCGGGGAATTTAGGAAGTGGGGCTTGTGGATATAACAGTTACTGTGTGAATTTAGATGGAAGGCCTAATTGCTTGTGTCCAGAAGGATACTCACCTTTGGATTCTCTTGATCTGCGTCGAGGCTGCAAGCCGAACTTTCAGTTACCTAGCTGCCAGCAAAATGGATGGGAATCGGACATTGCCTCTGTGGAGTTTAAGGAGTTGAACAACACTGATTGGCCCTTCACTGACTATGAGCTTCAGACAGGACCAGAAGTGGATAAGGAGAGGTGCAAGGAATTCTGCCTCCGCGACTGTTTTTGTGCTGCTGCTATCTATAATGGGAACAATTGTTGGAAGAAGAGGTTTCCTCTTTCTAATGGAAGACAATCCACAGCTGTGAACAGGACCGCTTTGATTAAGGTTCCACGGAACAATCAAACGACTTTGTGTCCTAAAAGCAAAGATCGGTCCACTGTAGTTCTAGTTGTATCAGTACTTCTTGGCAGCTCTGTGTTCTTCAACTTTCTTCTGTTAGCAGCCATATCCGTTGGCATTTTCTTCATATACCACAAGAAGATGCTGAATTTACAGTCAGCTTCAACGTTATATGGGATAAGAAGGTACACATACAAAGAACTCGAGGAAGCAACTGGGGGCTTCAACCAGCAATTAGGCCGAGGATCTTTTGGCACCGTTTATAAGGGCGTTATTCCATCTATTCCTAAGAGATACATTGCGGTCAAGAGATTGGACAAGGCTGAAAAGGAGGGTGAGAAGGAGTTCACGACTGAAGTTAGTGCAATTGGACGGACTCACCACAAGAACTTAGTCGCCCTTCTTGGTTATTGTGATGAGGGAAATAACCGGCTTCTAGTGTATGAGTACATGAGCAACGGCTCTCTGTCTAGCCTTCTCTTCGGCATATCAAGGCCTCATTGGCACCAAAGAATGCAAATCGCTTTTGGTATTGCTAGAGGCCTGACTTACTTGCACGAAGAATGCAGCACTCAGATCATACATTGTGACGTCAAGCCTCAAAACATACTCTTGGACGAGTACCTCGCCCCCAAGATCTCCGACTTTGGATTGGCTAAACTTCTGCTATCCGAGCAGAGCCGTGCTGCACGGACGCACATTAGGGGGACGGTTGGGTACTTTGCACCTGAGTGGTTTAGGAAAGCATCCATCACATCAAAAGTCGATGTCTACAGCTTCGGCGTGCTGCTTCTTGAGATGATCTGTTGCATGTCAAGTGTGGAATTTGCTATGGGAGATCAAGAGGAGGCCTTGATTGATTGGGTATATGACTGCTACAGCAAAAAGAAGGTAAACATGTTGGTGGAAAATGATGAGGAAGCCAGGAATGATATGAAGAGTGTGGAAAGGCTAGTGATGGTGGCAATTTGGTGCATTCAAGAAGATCCTTCTCTAAGGCCCTCCATGAGAAAAGTCACACAGATGCTTGAGGGGGTTGCCGACGTTTCCGTCCCTCCCCGTCCTTCTGTTTTTAGTTCATCTTGA